From the genome of Papaver somniferum cultivar HN1 chromosome 2, ASM357369v1, whole genome shotgun sequence, one region includes:
- the LOC113351478 gene encoding uncharacterized protein LOC113351478, with protein sequence MALGNSDWNISFHNSKLYHLNHVGSDHSPIMFVTDSCISNYWKPFKFFLTWFNGDSCSNVIANAWKTEFNGSPAFQFTNKMNITRKFLSKWNIEHFGNIHQHVNSLQQQLSSLQAQPHSSQADAQIMAVNNDLNIWHKVHNEFYQQKSRDSFIKDMDNNTKYFHSKCNRKRSINNIDSIQDYNGNWLQSREDISSYLTQHFSSISSTTNPVLDEHLFSILPTCITAEDNVLLTSIPSSDDIFATLKSMQNWSSPGPEGFQAGFYKSQWRIIVHFSKHTKTEVVNCLTSILGVKAMNSKEKYLGSPLLSGHSKQEDFKSIQENFEQGLSTYNSISLTQAGISTTIKHVLNAVPTYQMGSFKLPNQLINKLTSIERHFFWGHKENKGSNPLA encoded by the exons ATGGCCCTAGGTAATAGTGATTGGAATATCTCTTTCCATAACTCTAAGTTGTATCATCTAAATCATGTGGGTAGTGACCATAGTCCCATAATGTTTGTGACTGATTCTTGTATATCAAACTACTGGAAACCTTTCAAATTCTTTCTTACTTGGTTTAATGGTGATTCTTGTTCCAATGTTATTGCCAATGCTTGGAAAACTGAATTTAATGGTTCACCTGCTTTTCAGTTTACTAACAAAATGAACATTACTAGAAAATTTCTCTCTAAATGGAATATAGAGCATTTTGGTAACATACATCAACATGTTAATTCTCTGCAACAACAACTATCTTCATTACAAGCTCAACCACATAGCTCTCAGGCAGATGCTCAAATTATGGCAGTTAACAATGATCTCAACATATGGCATAAAGTACATAATGAATTTTATCAGCAAAAGTCAAGAGACAGTTTTATCAAGGACATGGATAATAATACCAAGTACTTTCATTCAAAATGTAATAGAAAAAGGAGCATAAATAACATTGATTCCATACAAGACTATAATGGTAATTGGCTGCAGTCTAGAGAGGATATTTCATCATATCTTACCCAACATTTCAGCAGTATAAGTTCCACTACTAATCCAGTTCTTGATGAGCACCTCTTCTCTATACTTCCTACTTGCATTACTGCAGAAGATAATGTACTTCTTACAAGTATCCCTTCTTCAGATGATATCTTTGCAACTCTAAAAAGCATGCAAAATTGGAGTTCTCCAGGGCCTGAAGGATTTCAAGCTGGTTTTTACAAAAGTCAGTGGAGAATTATAG TACACTTCAGTAAGCACACAAAGACAGAAGTTGTTAACTGTCTTACCAGCATACTTGGAGTTAAAGCCATGAACTCAAAAGAAAAGTACTTGGGTTCTCCTCTGCTATCAGGGCATTCCAAACAAGAGGATTTCAAGTCAATTCAAGAGAACTTTGAGCAAGGATTATCCACTTATAATTCAATCTCTCTTACTCAGGCAGGAATATCAACAACGATTAAACATGTTTTAAATGCAGTTCCTACTTATCAGATGGGAAGTTTCAAGCTCCCTAATCAGCTCATCAACAAGCTCACTTCCATTGAAAGACATTTCTTTTGGGGACATAAAGAAAATAAGGGTTCTAATCCTCTAGCTTAA
- the LOC113351477 gene encoding prostatic spermine-binding protein-like, giving the protein MLLLLRNLLATLRGDFVESGTFKIREPNGIQLSSSEEQSDSNETDEHQSIPPSRGGNNDDDDQGISTSRGSKDDDDQGISAAEGGNHDEDDDEDDDGIHDDRDDREGEGLEKITKKMKFLKKVTV; this is encoded by the coding sequence ATGCTACTCCTCCTTCGAAACCTCCTCGCAACACTTAGAGGAGATTTTGTGGAGTCGGGAACGTTTAAAATACGCGAACCAAACGGCATTCAACTATCGTCATCTGAAGAACAAAGTGATTCCAATGAAACTGATGAACACCAATCAATTCCACCTAGTAGAGGAGgtaataatgatgatgatgatcaaggaATATCGACTTCTAGAGGAagtaaagatgatgatgatcaaggaATTTCAGCTGCTGAAGGAGGTaatcatgatgaggatgatgacgaggatgATGATGGGATTCATGATGATAGAGATGATAGAGAAGGTGAAGGTCTTGAGAAAAtaacgaagaagatgaagttctTGAAGAAGGTAACGGTCTAG